The genomic window CGGGGTGGAGGATGACGATGTCCACCGAGGCGCGGTCGCGGCAGGCCTCGATGGCCGCGCTGCCGGTGTCGCCGCTGGTGGCGCCGACGATGGTGATGCGCTCGCCGCGCTTTGCCAGCACATGGTCGAAGAGGCGGCCCAGCAATTGCAGCGCCACATCCTTGAAGGCCAGCGTCGGGCCGTGGAACAGCTCCAGCGCGAAGTCGCGGGGGCCCAGCTGCACCAGTGGCACCACGGCCGGGTGGCGGAAGCTGGCATAGGCGTCGCGCGTCAGGGCGTGCAGTTCGTCGAAGCCCAGCGCATCGCCCGTGAAGCGGTGGAGGATGCGGGCCGACAGCTCCGCGAAGGGCAGCCCGCGCAGGGCATGCCATTCGGCTGGCGTCAGCGTGGGCCAGGCCTCGGGCACGAAAAGCCCGCCATCCTCGGCCAGGCCGGCGAGCAGGACATCCTCGAAGCCGCGGGGGGCGGCTTCGCCTCGGGTGGAGATGTAGCGCATGGGGCAGGAGATAGCGCCTCCCGCCCCCACTTGCTACTCCGCCGCCTGGAGCGTCACCGTGGCGGCATATTCCTCCAGCGGCGCGCAGGTGCAGACCAGGTTGCGGTCGCCATAGACATTGTCCACCCGCTTCACCGGCGGCCAGTACTTGGCGGCGCGCACCCAGGGCAGCGGGAAGGCGGCCTGTTCGCGGCTGTAGGGGTGGGTCCAGGTCGTGGCCATCACCTCCGCCGCCGTGTGGGGGGCGTGTTTCAGCGGGTTGTCGGCCCGGTCCATCCGGCCCTGCTCCACCGCGCGGATTTCGGCGCGAATGGCGATCATGGCCTCGATGAAGCGGTCCAGTTCCGCCTTGGTCTCGCTCTCCGTGGGCTCCACCATCAGCGTGCCGGAGACGGGCCAGGACATGGTGGGGGCGTGGAAGCCGTAATCCTGCAGGCGCTTCGCGATGTCCTCGACCATCACCCCGCCGCCCTGCTGGAAGCCGCGGCAGTCCAGGATACATTCATGCGCCACCATGCCCTGCCCGCCCCGGTAGAGGATGGGGAAGTGGTCGCGCAGCCGGGCCGCCATGTAGTTGGCGTTGAGGATGGCGACCTCGGTGGCGCGGGTCAGCCCCTCCCCGCCCATCATGCGGATATAGGCGTAGCTGATGGGCAGGATCGCCGCGCTGCCGAAGGGGGCCGCGCTGACCGGGCCGAAGCCCGTGGCGGGGCCGGCCTCGGCCACCAGCGGGTGGTTGGGCAGATGCGGGGCGAGGTGCGCCGCGACGCCGATCGGACCCACGCCGGGCCCGCCGCCGCCATGCGGGATGCAGAAGGTCTTGTGCAGATTCAAATGGCACACATCCGCGCCGATGGCCGCCGGCGAGGTCAGCCCCACCTGCGCGTTCATGTTGGCGCCATCCATGTAGACCTGCCCGCCCTGGTCGTGGATGACGGCGCAAATCTCGCGGATGCGCTCCTCATAGACGCCATGGGTGGAGGGGTAGGTGACCATCAGCGCGGCCAGGTTCGGCCCGTGCTGGGCGGCCTTCGCCCGCAGGTCGTCCAGGTCCACATTGCCGTCGCGGTCGCAGGCGGTCACCACCACCTTCATGCCCGCCATCACCGCGCTGGCGGGGTTGGTGCCATGCGCGCTGGAGGGGATGAGGCAGATGTTCCGGTGCCCCTCGCCCCGCGCCTGGTGATAGGCGCGGATGGCCAGCAGCCCCGCATATTCGCCCTGGCTGCCGGCATTGGGCTGGAGGCTGACGGCCGCGAAGCCGGTCACGCCGCACAGCCAGGCCTCGAGCTGCCGGATCATGGCCAGGTAGCCGCGCGCCTGGTCCACCGGCGCAAAGGGATGGATGTCCGCGAAGCCGGGGAAGGTGACGGGGATCATCTCCGCCGTCGCGTTCAGCTTCATGGTGCAGGAGCCGAGCGGGATCATGGAGCGGTTCAGCGCCACGTCCTTGTCCTCCAGCCGCTTCATGTAGCGCAGCATGGCGTGCTCGGCGTGGTGGGTGTTGAACACCTCGGCCGTGAGGAAGGCGCTGGCGCGATGCAGGCCCGCAGGGATGCCGCCCGCGGTGGCGCCCAGCTCCGACGCCCCCAGCAGCTTGGCGAGCGTGGCGAGTTCGGCGCGCGTCACCGTCTCGTCCAGCGCGATGGCGATGGCATTGTCACCCACGCGGCGCAGGTTGAAGCCGGCGGTCAGCGCCGCCTCCATCAACGCCTCGGTGCGCGCGCCGGTCTCGACCAGGATGGTGTCGAAGAAGGCGTCATGGCGCAGCGTGAAGCCGCCCTCGCGCGCGGCACCCGCCAGCATCCGGGCCTGGAGCGCGACGCGGCGGGCGATGCGCTTCAGCCCCTCCGGCCCATGCCAGACGGCGTACATGGAGGCCATGACCGCCAGCAGCACCTGGGCGGTGCAGATGTTGGAGGTGGCCTTCTCGCGGCGGATATGCTGCTCACGCGTCTGCAGGGCGAGGCGCATGGCCGGCGCGCCGGCCGCGTCCACCGACACACCCACCAGACGGCCCGGCAGGCTGCGCTTCAGCGCATCCTTCACCGCGATGAAGCCCGCATGCGGGCCGCCATAGCCGAGCGGCACGCCGAAGCGCTGGGAGGAACCGACCACGATGTCGGCGCCCATCTCGCCCGGCGGCGTCACCAGCGTCAGCGCCAGCAGGTCGGCGGCGACGATGGCCAGCGCGCCGGCCTCATGCGCGGCGCGGATTTCGGGCGCGATGTCACGCAGCGCGCCGGTCGTGCCGGGGTATTGCGTGACGACGGCGAAGGGCTTTTCGGCGGCGATGACGTCCACCAGCTTCGCGGGCGCGGCCAGCACCAGCCTGATGCCCACCGGCTCCGCGCGCACGCGCAGCACGGCGATGGTCTGGGGGTGGCAATCCTCGGCCACCACCAGCACGTCGCCCTTCCCCTTGTGGGCGGAGTGGGCCAGCGTCACGGCCTCCGCCGCCGCCGTGCCCTCGTCGAGCAGCGAAGCCCCCGCGACCGGCAGCCCCGTCAGGTCGCAGATCATGGTCTGGAAATTGAC from Roseococcus microcysteis includes these protein-coding regions:
- the gcvP gene encoding aminomethyl-transferring glycine dehydrogenase; this translates as MSTLDELRALEDQGEFIRRHIGPTEAEIQQMLEVVGCQSLEQMVGRTVPAGIRGVDFSALPAPVNEAAAIAELRALSERNIRKRSLIGMGYHGTHTPPVILRNILENPGWYTAYTPYQAEIAQGRLEALVNFQTMICDLTGLPVAGASLLDEGTAAAEAVTLAHSAHKGKGDVLVVAEDCHPQTIAVLRVRAEPVGIRLVLAAPAKLVDVIAAEKPFAVVTQYPGTTGALRDIAPEIRAAHEAGALAIVAADLLALTLVTPPGEMGADIVVGSSQRFGVPLGYGGPHAGFIAVKDALKRSLPGRLVGVSVDAAGAPAMRLALQTREQHIRREKATSNICTAQVLLAVMASMYAVWHGPEGLKRIARRVALQARMLAGAAREGGFTLRHDAFFDTILVETGARTEALMEAALTAGFNLRRVGDNAIAIALDETVTRAELATLAKLLGASELGATAGGIPAGLHRASAFLTAEVFNTHHAEHAMLRYMKRLEDKDVALNRSMIPLGSCTMKLNATAEMIPVTFPGFADIHPFAPVDQARGYLAMIRQLEAWLCGVTGFAAVSLQPNAGSQGEYAGLLAIRAYHQARGEGHRNICLIPSSAHGTNPASAVMAGMKVVVTACDRDGNVDLDDLRAKAAQHGPNLAALMVTYPSTHGVYEERIREICAVIHDQGGQVYMDGANMNAQVGLTSPAAIGADVCHLNLHKTFCIPHGGGGPGVGPIGVAAHLAPHLPNHPLVAEAGPATGFGPVSAAPFGSAAILPISYAYIRMMGGEGLTRATEVAILNANYMAARLRDHFPILYRGGQGMVAHECILDCRGFQQGGGVMVEDIAKRLQDYGFHAPTMSWPVSGTLMVEPTESETKAELDRFIEAMIAIRAEIRAVEQGRMDRADNPLKHAPHTAAEVMATTWTHPYSREQAAFPLPWVRAAKYWPPVKRVDNVYGDRNLVCTCAPLEEYAATVTLQAAE